One segment of Prochlorococcus marinus str. GP2 DNA contains the following:
- a CDS encoding adenine phosphoribosyltransferase, with protein MKSIEELIDTYNDFPKKGIEFKDVLGISKDPKIFKELILKMSSSQIIKNADAIISIDARGFIFGSAISLQASKPMIVARKPGKLPGELLEKKYNLEYGENSLSIQKEALNKFNSYAIVDDLLATGGTINCVTKILESNNKEVVGILVVVELMKLEGRLKLKYPIESAITF; from the coding sequence ATGAAAAGTATTGAAGAATTAATTGATACGTACAATGATTTCCCTAAAAAAGGGATTGAGTTTAAAGATGTTTTAGGTATTAGTAAAGATCCAAAAATATTTAAGGAACTAATTCTTAAGATGTCATCTAGTCAGATTATAAAAAATGCAGATGCAATAATTTCTATAGATGCAAGAGGTTTTATTTTTGGTTCTGCAATCTCTTTGCAAGCTTCAAAACCAATGATCGTTGCTAGAAAACCAGGCAAGCTCCCAGGAGAACTTTTAGAGAAGAAATACAATTTAGAGTATGGGGAAAATTCACTTTCAATTCAAAAAGAAGCTTTAAATAAGTTTAACTCTTATGCCATTGTTGATGATCTATTAGCTACTGGCGGAACAATTAATTGTGTTACGAAGATTCTTGAGAGTAATAATAAAGAAGTTGTAGGAATTTTAGTGGTAGTTGAATTAATGAAATTAGAAGGGAGACTAAAACTAAAATATCCAATTGAATCAGCAATAACTTTTTGA